The following are encoded in a window of Vigna unguiculata cultivar IT97K-499-35 chromosome 8, ASM411807v1, whole genome shotgun sequence genomic DNA:
- the LOC114194475 gene encoding glucose-1-phosphate adenylyltransferase small subunit 2, chloroplastic, which translates to MASMAAIGSLNVPCSASASSSSNGGRKSVPRSLSFSASQLCGEKISTDSVSVAPRRVRNPVIVSPKAVSDSQNSQTCLDPDASRSVLGIILGGGAGTRLYPLTKKRAKPAVPLGANYRLIDIPVSNCLNSNVSKIYVLTQFNSASLNRHLSRAYASNMGGYKNEGFVEVLAAQQSPENPNWFQGTADAVRQYLWLFEEHNVLEFLVLAGDHLYRMDYEKFIQAHRESDADITVAALPMDEKRATAFGLMKIDEEGRIIEFAEKPKGEQLKAMKVDTTILGLDDERAKEMPFIASMGIYVVSKNVMLDLLREKFPGANDFGSEVIPGATSIGLRVQAYLYDGYWEDIGTIEAFYNANLGITKKPVPDFSFYDRSSPIYTQPRYLPPSKMLDADVTDSVIGEGCVIKNCKIHHSVVGLRSCISEGAIIEDTLLMGADYYETDADKRFLAAKGSVPIGIGKNTHIKRAIIDKNARIGDNVKILNADNIQEAARETDGYFIKSGIVTVIKDALIPSGTVI; encoded by the exons ATGGCATCTATGGCGGCTATAGGTTCTCTGAATGTACCATGTTCTGCTTCTGCCTCCTCTTCTTCCAATGGGGGAAGGAAAAGCGTCCCACGGAGCCTCTCATTCTCCGCATCACAACTCTGTGGAGAAAAGATTTCCACCGATTCAGTTTCAGTTGCACCAAGAAGAGTTCGTAATCCAGTTATTGTTTCTCCCAAGGCGGTTTCTGATTCGCAAAACTCCCAGACCTGCCTTGATCCCGATGCTAGCAGA AGTGTGCTTGGCATTATACTTGGAGGTGGTGCTGGGACTCGTCTTTACCCACTGACCAAGAAGAGGGCAAAGCCAGCTGTTCCTCTTGGAGCAAACTATAGGCTGATTGATATCCCTGTTAGCAACTGCTTGAATAGCAATGTGTCCAAGATCTATGTTCTCACTCAATTCAATTCTGCGTCCCTGAATCGACACCTTTCTCGTGCTTATGCAAGCAACATGGGAGGCTACAAAAATGAGGGTTTTGTTGAGGTTCTTGCTGCTCAGCAGAGTCCTGAGAATCCTAATTGGTTCCAG GGTACTGCAGATGCTGTGAGGCAGTATTTATGGCTTTTTGAAGAGCACAATGTTTTGGAGTTTTTGGTTCTGGCTGGTGATCATTTGTATCGAATGGATTATGAGAAATTTATCCAAGCTCACAGGGAGAGTGATGCTGATATCACTGTCGCTGCCTTGCCGATGGATGAGAAGCGTGCCACTGCATTTGGTCTGATGAAGATCGATGAAGAGGGGCGTATAATTGAATTCGCCGAAAAGCCCAAAGGAGAACAATTGAAAGCAATGAAG GTTGATACTACTATTTTGGGTCTTGATGACGAGAGAGCAAAGGAAATGCCTTTCATTGCTAGCATGGGTATTTATGTTGTTAGCAAAAATGTGATGTTAGACCTGCTCCGTGAGAAGTTTCCTGGTGCAAATGACTTTGGGAGTGAAGTGATTCCTGGTGCAACTTCCATTGGATTGAGA GTGCAAGCTTACTTGTATGATGGCTACTGGGAAGACATTGGTACAATTGAGGCTTTCTATAATGCAAATCTGGGAATCACCAAAAAGCCTGTGCCTGACTTCAG CTTCTATGATCGTTCGTCTCCAATCTACACCCAACCACGATATTTGCCTCCATCTAAGATGCTTGATGCTGATGTCACTGATAGTGTTATAGGTGAAGGATGTGTGATTAAG AACTGCAAAATTCACCACTCTGTAGTTGGGTTGCGATCTTGCATATCAGAAGGAGCAATTATTGAAGACACGCTATTAATGGGGGCAGATTATTATGAG ACTGATGCTGATAAGAGGTTTCTGGCTGCTAAAGGCAGTGTTCCAATTGGTATTGGCAAGAACACTCATATCAAAAGGGCAATTATCGACAAGAATGCTCGAATCGGGGACAATGTGAAG ATTTTAAACGCTGACAATATCCAAGAAGCTGCAAGGGAAACAGATGGGTATTTCATTAAAAGTGGGATTGTGACAGTAATCAAGGATGCTTTAATTCCTAGTGGAACTGTGATCTAA